A single genomic interval of Trichosurus vulpecula isolate mTriVul1 chromosome 6, mTriVul1.pri, whole genome shotgun sequence harbors:
- the LOC118855175 gene encoding olfactory receptor 5G3-like, with protein MEAKNQTMVTEFLFLGFRNHLPQQIVLFLMFLSFYLVTLVGNLGMIILIWIDSQLHTPMYFFLSHLSFVDVCSSSTVTSKMLADFFVEKKTISFLGCATQLWFFVLFVTTESFLLAAMAYDRCMAICNPLLYTVMSQSVCVQLVIGPYTMGLLASTTHMALTFWLPFCGQNVINHFFCDVSPLLSLACADTHIIKLILFIMAGLVGVLSGLSILVSYIYILIAILSIRSADGRSKAFSTCSSHLTAVSIMYGTLFFIYVRPSASFSLDLNKVVSVFYTAVIPMLNPFIYSLRNKEVKNAFRRTLERKMPLLSK; from the coding sequence ATGGAAGCTAAGAATCAAACGATGGTGACTGAATTTCTTTTCTTGGGATTTAGAAATCATCTCCCACAGCAAATTGTCCTCTTTCTgatgtttctgtctttttatctgGTCACTCTCGTAGGGAATTTGGGCATGATCATCCTGATATGGATAGACTCCCAGCTTCACACCCCCATGTACTTTTTTCTCAGTCACTTGTCCTTTGTGGATGTCTGCTCTTCTTCTACTGTTACCTCAAAGATGTTGGCTGACTTCTTTGTGGAGAAGAAAACCATCTCTTTCCTGGGCTGTGCAACTCAGTTGTGGTTCTTTGTACTCTTTGTAACCACCGAGTCTTTCCTTTTAGCTGCAATGGCATATGACCGGTGTATGGCAATCTGCAACCCATTACTGTATACAGTTATGTCCCAGAGTGTCTGTGTACAGCTCGTGATTGGACCTTATACCATGGGCCTTCTGGCCTCTACTACTCATATGGCCTTAACCTTCTGGTTACCCTTCTGTGGCCAGAATGTCATCAATCATTTCTTCTGTGATGTCTCACCCTTGCTCTCCCTTGCATGTGCTGATACTCACATCATTAAGTTAATCCTTTTCATCATGGCTGGGCTTGTTGGAGTCTTAAGTGGCCTCTCCATTCTTGTCTCCTACATCTATATCCTGATAGCCATCCTGAGTATCCGCTCCGCTGATGGGAGGTCAAAGGCCTTCTCCACCTGCTCCTCCCATCTGACTGCTGTCAGTATCATGTATGGAACCCTTTTCTTTATTTATGTGAGACCCAGTGCAAGCTTCTCACTGGATCTCAACAAGGTGGTGTCTGTGTTCTACACAGCAGTGATCCCCATGTTGAACCCCTTCATTTATAGCTTGAGGAACAAGGAAGTGAAAAATGCATTCAGAAGGACTTTAGAAAGGAAGATGCCTCTATTGAGCAAGTAA